The nucleotide sequence GCTCGTCAGAGCGGGAGAACCGCCGGTCGCAGCCTTCTGCTGGGCACGGGTAGGGCCTCTCGTGCACGGGCGTCTTGCTGGGTCTGTTGGGGTACTTGCGAGGCCTCAGAATGGGCCGCAGTGGCAGGTGGTGTGGGTTATAggcggcggcggctgctgctgctgctgctgctgagctgCTACCAGGCAGCCGGGGTCCCTCGCTGCCTCCACTGGCCCCTGGTCCGGTCACCCCAGCACTGGGGCCCCCCAGGGTAAAGTTACGGATCGTAGAGAGTGGAGTGAGTGGAGGGGGCACCCGCAGGGTGTCCAGTGGGCAGGGAAAGGGCTTACGGTCTGGGCCAGCTGTACCATGTAGGTCTCTCTGGCACTGAGATGGAAAGAATCCAGGATAGTCTGGGATCATTGGGAAGAGACCTGGGTCCGTGGCTGGCTTGGGGGACGGATAGGAAGGAGGTGGTGGGTAGGCCAGAGAGgaagaggtggaggtggtggctgcTGACAGGAACGCAGAAGGGTCCTGGTAGAGGTCTCCTGCACAGCCAGAATAAGGAGGAGGAGGCGGTGGCGGAGAGTACAGGTGGTCCAGGTCAGGCTGGGTCTGGGACATGGTGCACACACCCAGGGGTCCTGTGGCCAGTGGGttgggggaggcagaggtgacgCTGGATGAGGCTGTGGTTGAAGCTGGGGAAGTGACCCCTTGCAAGATGCCTGCACTCACAATATTGATTATGCCTTCTGGGTAGCAGCTGGCACCAGGGTACTGAGGGTCAATGGAGAACTTGCCCATGTAAGTGAAGGTCTGGTTTCTAGGTGCAGAGACCGGAGCAAAGCTGCTGGGATATGGGAGATCCAACGACCTCTTCTCTCCAGTCATGTCAATGTTGATCATGCCATCTGGGGAGGGGAAAGGCAGAATGGAGGTGGAACAATGAAAATACAGCCAGGACTCCCTTCTCACCCCCGCTCACATAGGTCCATTTCCAAGGCCGAGAGTCTCAGCACTGTAGAGCTGTGGCAAAGTCCAAAAGgtggggaaattgaggcccacAGACTGTAAGAAGAGGCCAGCCCAACTGTGGCAACCCATTGACAGTATGGAACTCAAGAACTACCTCCAAAAAAGCAGAATGAGCTTTTCCcaactcccctccacccccagccatCTGTGGCTCTAGTCCCCAATAAAAAACACCcaataatagcaacaacaatattttaaaaagcctcaTCCGCCCGGagcttttctccctcttttttgcCTGGGGGTTCCACGGCTGAGGCACCAAGACAAACACCACCCAAGAATCGACCTATCCCAGTCAGTGCCGTGATGGTGCCAAACCGAGAGGAGAGCCCGAGAAGGGGGTGGGTGATTTCCCGGCTGCTCCCCATCCCCGGCGCCTTGtgcctttttctccctccctctcccgcTGCGCTTCAGCCGAGGGCTGCTGGAGCCAATGGGGGATGTAGAGGAAGGAGTCCGTAGGTTTCCGTGCCCTCCCAATCTTCTCCGCCTTTCCCGACAGCCGCGCGTCCCCGCCTCAGCCCAAGGCCAGTGGCCCGGCTTCGAGGAAGGCGCGGGGGCCGCGAGAGACGACTTTCCACAGCATCGCCAAGGAAACCGGCGTCGCCGGTGCCCCCGCGGGCCTCCCTCGGCAGTCCGGGGGCTGCTTCCCGCCGTTGCGCGCCCTCCTCCACCACCCACTCCCTGCCTCCGCCGGCCGGAGCCCCCGCCTTACTAACCCCCTCAACTTCGCGGGCGGCGGGCAGGTGGGGGCGCGCCTCCAGGCCGCAAGAAGGGAGCGCTCCGAGATTTTCCCGGGGTCGGCTCTGCCCAGGAGGGAGCTACCGACGCTTTCCCCTGGCGCTTCTCCGCCGCTCGGCTCTCCAGGCGCGCAGCTCTCCCCGAGAGCCCCGAACTTTACCGTCACTTTGCCCCTGCCCCGGGAGAGGGGAGGTCGAAGTGCTGCCGGCCAGAGGGCCTGCGCAAGCCTCGAAGCCCGGGGGGACGCCTCTTCCACCCCCATCCCTGCGCTCGCCCGGGGCTGGGCGCGCCGGGGCGCACGCACGCCGGTTTGCTGGCGACCTGGCGCATCTGCCCGCGCGCCCTGGTCTCAGCTGTCGCAGGTTCCTCCTGCACCCACTTCCAGTCTTCAAAGCCAGTGCAGTCAGCACCGTCCACCTGGAGCCCCAATCCTCTCCTGCGATTCCCGCACACCCACTGCACCCCATCCACCACCTCCGGGCCGCGCAGGTCCGGGCCTGCGAAGACACGCGGCTTACCTCCGGCCACTCCGTTCATCTGGTCAAAGGGGCCTCCCAGTTCGGCATTGGGAAAGATGGTCACCGACGTGGCGGCGAGGTCCTCCACCGGGTAGATGTTGTCAGACAGCTGGTGCACAAAACCACTGAGAGTTACTGGGATTTTGTCTACGGCCTTGGCGGTCATCATTTGCTCCTCGCACAACCTGGAGACCCAACTCCCTCGCTACCTGGAGTGTCAGAAAAGCCGTTTTGGAGAGGGGTTGGACTGAGCCTGGGATGGTATCTCCTTTTGCCCTCCACACTTAAAAACAACCACCACacacaccaagaaaaaaaaaatcaacagaaataaaagtagCAAACAAGTTgctgttttttaagaaataagaaaaatgtctatttgcCACTGACTCTCTCCTGTCTGTGTTCCGGCTGCTGGGAAGCCAGGAGTTGCTGGTGTAGTGTTATTATAACAGTCAGTGAGTCCCCTCGCCGAGCTATTAATCAATTGCTCCTCGCTCAGTTAGACGGAAAGTGTTGCTCTAAGTATTTATGGGCAGGTCTTCAATACCCGTGACGTCGCTGCCCATATATGGACTGAGGAACAGGGCTGGGCCAGGCGGCTTTTGCCGTCACATGGCTGATTTGCATACACGGGCTCGACCGCGCGGACTCCGCCGGGCTCGCGACTTCCAGCTCGCAGGCGGCGGGGATCGCTGGGGTCCCGGGCGCGCGGCCCTAGCTGCAGCCTGGGTCCGGGGCGCAGGGATCGCGGGGGAGAGGGCGCGCCATGGACCCAGTCACAGCCACAGCATGAGAGCGAGCTGCTCCGGGCTGCGGCTCAGCCTCCCGGGGCGGGGAGGAATTCCGGTTCTCTGGGACTTTCCAAAAAAGGCGAAGATCCGGTGCCGGCGGCTCCGCCTCCCTAGCCCTTGTTTGGGAGCCATTCCGGAAAATTAAACTTCGGAAAGAAACCGAGCGGAGCCGAGACACTACAGTCAAACCCCTACTCACTTTCTTGGCAGCTCAAAACCGCAAGCAAAAGGAGGCAgcgaagaaaaaaaaagctacatgcaTTCACGGAAGCTGACTGCTTTTTTCTGAATTACTTGGTGGAAAGAAGTGGCTGGTGATAAGAGTGAATGCGTATTGCTTTTTTGGAAAGTCTGTTCTATTTATACAGGAGCGAAAACGGAACAGgtttgggttgtttgtttgtttaagtatTTTGGGCACCTTGGGACTGGGAGGGTAAACCCTAGGAGGAGCAGAATTACTGTGGGGAGCTTCGAGAGAAATCCTCAGCCGGAGACACCCTCCTTCCTCTACCCGCGCGCTCCCCGCCCCCCTTCAGCTGCTGCGCGGAGCGGGCGCCCTTCCCGGCGCGTCTGGGCGGTCGGCTGCGTGGGGGCGTCCAGATGGAAGCTTGGACACTCACCCTGCCCCtccagacacacatacacacacactcacactcgcTCCACTTCCGCTACACACTCCCGCCCCCGCTGCCCTCTTCACACACCCGCTCACACACCTTACACTACACACCTCCCTGTTGACTGAGCCCGCGCGCCCTCGTTGCCAGCAGTGTCCCGGCGGCAGAGCGGACTCCGGGCTCGCTGGACAGGAGGCTCTATGAAGACACTGGCCTAACCTTCACTACCGGTCCCTGCAGCCAAAGAATCCCCCTGACCCCCATAGCCCACGATCCAGGACCGCGCCCTGCCCGCACCCGAGCCAGAATACACGTActagaataaatattttctctccctccccaaaaAACACCTCGGTGAGCCCAGCGCGGTCCTCAGTGACGGCCGAAAGCATCTCTAATCACTTTCAAGACGCcatccccatcccccaacccACTCGTTTTACTTTGCGAGACCCCGGTAGAAACCCTTCTGTTTAGTTcccaaagcaatttttaaaaacttttccaaaGTCCAAATAGCAGCAGGTTCTGGCTTGCTGGGCGCAAAGCTTCTACCTCCCAGTGCGCCCCAGCCCGCAATGGATAGCCGGGCCTGGCCGGGGCCCCACAGGAGGCTGGTCCCGGGTGCCCAAGTCCAGCGCACCGCCGCCTGCATGACTCATTCATGGTCGTTTGTGCAGGTTGCGAATTGCCCCAGAGCCCTTTCCCGCTCCAAAGCCGCGGAGGCCAGGGATAACGCGCAGGGTCAGCCTCGCGGGCCTGTCCTGTCCCTTTTTCACCCCGGGCCCGGAGCGGCCCTAGCCTAGTGTGGGCCGGGGCGGGCGGGAGCCACGGCGCCACGCCGTGGAGGAAGCGCGGCGCTGCAGGCGGGTCTTCAGCCGCTCACCTGCTTCGACCGCTGCAGCCGTGCGCCAGCTCTCGCCGGGCCCAGCGCACCGCGGTCAGGGCCCTGAGGCGGCCGGGAGCGGTCTCTCCCTCTGCTCTTCCACTCAAGCGCtgcttctccccctccctccaaaACAGCCGGTATCCAGCGGCCGGCCATCTCTCTGACTTAAGTCACCCAGAGCACATTTGGGAAAGTTTCTCGCTCGCGCTGTGCGCTTTTTTCCAATTGGGGATGAAAAGGACATGGAAAGAAATCGCAGCAAGGTTAGCACCCTAGTAGATACCCCACCCCAGCAAAAATGTGCAAAGTCCTatttctcaagaaagaaagaaagaaaaagaaagaaagaaaagaaaagcaagaaaagataGCTGCGTTCTTACCACGTGCGCCAGCCCACTCCGCCTGCGCTCTGGCGGGTCCCGCGGCCCCCGCGCTGACCATGGGCAAGACGACGCCTCGGAAGGGAGTCCGACTCGCATCTCGGGCCCTGAGTCCGAAAGAACGGGGGAAAGCCGAATTATGCAAATGCGGATCCCTGCGATGGGGCTCGGGTTACGGCCCCCGGCGGCCCCTTAGGTGAGGCACCCACCGGCAGCAAGCGCGGGCGAGGCGACTGCTCGCGCTTCGCTCCTCTCTGCGCACGTGGGCGGACCGGCAGGCGGGCGAGTTGCCCGGGCCGCCCCGCGACTGGCGCTGCTGCCAAACCCGCCGGCGGTCGCCGCGCGCCACCCCGAGGGGGAGCTCCTGGACGCCCGAGTGCCCGGCCAGCAGGGCGCGGAGGGCAGGAccggggctgggggcggggcggggtgcCTGAGCGAGGGAAAACCGCGAGGTCTTCGGCTGCCACCTTTCCCGGAGGAGGATGCCAGTAGAAGGCGGGTGGAGGAGGGGGCCCCATCAAGGAGTCTTGAAAGCACATTGGAGTAAATGAGAGTGACTGACCCTCTGAAATTCTTGTGAGCTTTCCAAGGACTCACACCTCCCCCTAAGAGCTACGCTGCATCAGCCTGGGGTGCGCAGGGAATGGAGTGGGGGCGGGGACGGGCGGCAGCTGCGGGGAGGCCAGGGAATGCCTGGGGCCAGTCCTGGGAGGCCTTTATTGAACCTCCGCTGAAACAAGTCAGTAGATAACTCTCGTaacctttgtttttttgagtgtCTCTTGAAGTACCAACCCTTAAATATGGGTAGTGCagataatggaacagaatcaaggCGCACCCTTTCAAGCCAGCCACCCTGTGGATAAGCTCAGAAAGCTAAAGTGGCTTGCCTAAAGTCACGTAGCTGGTAAGTGGTCGTGTCCAAACTTGCAGCTGGGTCTTCTGAATCCAAGTACAGCGCACAGTGGTCGCTACATCGTGCCCTCAGGAAAACCCAGGTCTGAAAAGTGAACACTTCTTTGAGGATTGGGAGCCTGACTCAGCCCACTAGGGAAGAATCAGGCCGCCTCCGCCAATTTCATCTCCTTTCTTTGCCATTTCTGAGGGGAGCAAAGCTGAGGTCAGGGCTTTCTACAGGCAAGGAGGAAGGGACTGTCATGGACACGCCCCCTGCCCACTGTAAAGGGAGAATTTGAGTTCTTGGGCTCTGCAGACCTAGATTGTGGATGGAATAGCCAGGCTGGCACAAAGCCACCATACTAATAGGCGCTGTCATAAGAGAAGCTAGCCCCACAGTATCCTTCCTGGAGacaagaagaggtgagaaaagaaagaagtgcgGACAAGTAAAAACTCCAAAGGGTTTACCGAGCAAGATACTGTGCTGGAGGTGGAGGGGTGTGGGGATGGAGAATGtgagagttgaatacaaacatgtaCCATGGTCCCTACTATTAAGCATttgaacttttttgttttgattaaaaatccaacaaagaaacaacTTTCTTTAAAATAGACCTGTAAAAATGCCCGACTAAATGGGGCACTCCAAGATGTATCAGGGCTATTAAAAGAGTAGCAAACTCATGCCAGATTCCAGTTTGCTTTGTCCAGATTCCAGAGCCAGAAAGTAAAATAACAACGATGCAGAGAAACCCTTTAGTAGGCTTGCTCCTGGGGTTGCGGGAGAGTGATTAGGGTGACAAGCGGGGGTGGCAACCTGAGGGTCCTAGCTGGACCCCAGAGTCTCCTGagtgattttcagtttgtttgttttttttaacccaGATTTGAAATTCTCATTTACAATGTGGTGACAGGATCACCATCAGCCAAGAGGGATGTCACAAATAATTTGTTCTTATTGGTGTTTTGATTTATTAACATTCTTGCACATCATGATAGGCTCTACCTATTGTAATGTCATTTTTGTTCCCTTCCATACTAATACTGTTACTGGAGTGGAAGACAAAAGAAGGTCAGAATTTGCCTTAACTGTGGACACTCATGAGGGTGGGGACCTCAAACTTGAATGGCATAGAACATGTGCACTTCGGTGAAAATCAGATCAATTGCCAACTCTGCCATCCACCTAAAGTGCCCCTGCATGctgaaaaaaaagtgataaatggTTCTCTATGTTTCAGCATCTCACTACTAATCTGGTAATCCCAGAGGCTATAAACCAAGCCCAGGCTACGCCAATCAAAACTGTTGTGAAGCTTGAGGAAAGCATTGCTTTGCACCAGTCCAATGTACAACTTAAGTCACGTGTCATTGGCACAAATAATCTGGACAGGAGGAGATAAGAGCTCTATGATCTAATTTTGTAGAAGCAGCAGCACAAGCAGCAGCACTGGCCCAAGCAGTGGGTGCTCAGGTTCCCTTTAGATATTTCGTGTGCCTCTCTACCAGGTGTCCATCACTACACCAAACCCCAGGGATATAATGGTGCCTAAAATTAGGCCTGGTTCCCACCCCATGGAATTAGCATTGTGCATCACACAAATACATGACTATGAACAATGACAGTGTTTGATCccaatgaaagaaaatgacaaaggaCCCAGTTGAATCTAGGAGGTTGAGGAAGACTTCTCTAAGCAGAGATCTGAAGGATGTGCAAGGATTGGGGGAAGGTCAGTGGAGACAGCATTCCAGGGAGAAAGAACAGGTGTTGAAAGGTGCCAAGGTGGAGGGAAGCAAAGTTCATTTGAGGAATGGAGAAAGTCCATGGTTGGTGGAAACTTCTAAGGCCATCTCCATGTCTAGTGCACTGGGGCTGAAGGTAGCCAATACAGGCATCCTCCTTGGAGTGTCTCCGGAGAGATTTCATTCTCCAAGAGTGTCTTTCTTTGCTCTGCCATTTCTTTTTCTGGCTAATGACAGTGACATTAGAAtttttacatttgaaattttttaccACTCAGCTTCTGCAGACAAATGAGAACATGCTGACAAGGTTTCAGCAAGGAGAACATACACAAAAATGCTTATTGATATTAGCATTGTGTCTTGGTGACAGTCGTAATGAAAAACATTTCTTAGTTGTCTATTTCTTAATAAGGAAATGACAGACTGTGTGAATTTTGTCCCATTTTAAATGAATAGAGTTTGTAAGTGCAGTTTTATCTAGTAGAAACACATCCTGACAAATCTACAGATCACTTTACCATTGCTGGCAAAAGATAAAAGGTAAATCAATGCATGGTATATCGTGACTGTTTAAGACAAGGTACATACAAACCTGATGTCCACTTTAATAAGTGATAGGCTGTCAGTCTGATCATAAAGGCTGAAAGCATAATCTTCATCCAAAATCatgcctttttatattttctaatctttCAGCTTATACCTTTAATTTATTATCTCTAattgtataaaaaataaagtttgctaTAACTGAGGAGCTTACGGATTTTTAGACACATATGACTAGCCTGCTTATATTACCAGGTTACGGGGagcaatttttcttcttccaaatgATGTCATACTTGTTGTAGAAGCTTTGCTTTTATACTGACAAAAGGACCAGGCCAGTCAGTGCATCCAGTTGTCAGAGCAGTTGCTTTGCAGcattaaaccaaaaaagaaagcaaattgtATATTTCAATCAGATAATCTTAATAAGAATGGTCACTATTTCTCATGATTATGGTTAAGATTATAAGCTCTGGAGGCCTATATGGCCTGGATTTAAATCCTGAGGTCCTGGGTTCAAACCCAAATCCTGACACTACCTGGCTATATGTACTTAAACATCTAGGTAGTCAAAATTTCTGGCCAgacgcgatggctcatgcctgtaatcctagccctttgagaggctgaggcaggcagatcatgaggtcaagagatcgagaccatcctggccaacatggtgaaaccctgtctctactaaaaacacaaaaattagctgggtgtggtggcacgcacctgtagtctcagctactggggaggctgaggcaggagaattgcttgaacctgggaggtggaggttgcagtgagccaagatcacgccactgcactccagcctggcaacagagtgagactccgtctcaaaaaaaaaaaaggaaaaaaaataacaaaaaaaaacttccataACTTCTGTGTGCCTctatttcctcatatataaagTGGACAGAATGATTATAGagttgttttaaggattaaatataataatataggtAAAACCCATAGCATATTGTCAGTATATAATAACTATTCAGTAATTGTTAGCTATTAAATCATTACTATTATTGACTGTTCACTCTGCACCAGACACTTTACTATGTTCTAGGTTCATTGCTTCATTCCTCACAACCACCTTGAGAAACAGGgctatttattctcattttactgatgagggaaCTAAAGCTCAGGGAAGATACACAGCTCACCCAAGTTCACACAGAACCAGAATATGAACTCTGTTCTCTCAATCACCAAAGCCCACATGCTTCgagtacattatataatgtagaACAACCCACAGCAGATAAAAGCAAGACAGTGGCCATACTTCAAACATTGATATATGAAGTATTTGTCGCTTTTTTCCAAAATTCTGAGCTTCAGCTTCCAAGAACATTGATAATATCATTACTGAGCAGGCGAAAAaggaacccagaaggcagacgTTATTGGCATGTAATTTAAAACAAGCTATACCTTTGTGGAAAATGTCATCTAAACTTGGAAAGCCAAGTTCCACATTAATAATAATCCAATTAATATATCATCTTTTTTTCCAGTGAGACCATAATGCATAATAATAGCACTGTTGTTCTTCCAAGGAGGTTTGGGAATATAgaaccaaaatataaaatttaggaaGAATGGGTTAGCAAATTTCCTGCGAAATCTAGTGACAGTGCTCCATAAGGGGCATTCTTAGCCTTGTACAGCCCATGTAGGAGCATGTCCCCGTGGGATCTTCTCACATATTCTCCATGCCATTACTTTTTCAACTTTATTATAAATCTCCTTAAGGCAGGGACATCAGAAATGTGTTCTCTGTTTATATTCCAATCAAGCAAAGTTCTGGATAGGAATCCAATATATGCCTTTCCAGTGACGAGAGGCATCTGAGATTTTTATACTATCTTGTCAGATAATTCCCAATTAATTCTACCCATCCCACTGCATGCTATGTCTAACAGTTTCTTAGGGAGATGTTGTATTCAGAACAAGGGCAAGGACCCTAGAAAGCATCCTCTGAAGGGTTCGTCCTCAGATATCCCCTTTTGCAGAGGTTTAAATCATTAAGGTCTGAGGGGCCACTCTCTGTCTTCAGGATAGTGAGTGCTACTGACATGGTAGCAGCCAGCAGTGAGCCACCCCCTCTccttcctgactcctctcccACCTACTACTAGTCCCAGATGCAGGGCAATCCAGGTAGCCtggggaatggaaaggactcaagGCACAGAGTTTCAGTTCTGCCTCTGACAATGGCTGATGGTGCTATTTGGGGTAGGTGGTTGATGCTAGAAGGCACCACCTGTGCTTGCTGCAGTCACATCACTCAAACCTTTAGTGACAGCCTTGGGAGATAGGCTTTTCTTTCCCTGTATCCAGTGATGCTTCTTAACCTCATGCCACAAAGAGGTAGAGACGTCACATCCCCTTGTGCCTAGC is from Pan paniscus chromosome 8, NHGRI_mPanPan1-v2.0_pri, whole genome shotgun sequence and encodes:
- the EGR2 gene encoding E3 SUMO-protein ligase EGR2 isoform X1 yields the protein MRVGLPSEASSCPWSARGPRDPPERRRSGLAHVLSDNIYPVEDLAATSVTIFPNAELGGPFDQMNGVAGDGMINIDMTGEKRSLDLPYPSSFAPVSAPRNQTFTYMGKFSIDPQYPGASCYPEGIINIVSAGILQGVTSPASTTASSSVTSASPNPLATGPLGVCTMSQTQPDLDHLYSPPPPPPPYSGCAGDLYQDPSAFLSAATTSTSSSLAYPPPPSYPSPKPATDPGLFPMIPDYPGFFPSQCQRDLHGTAGPDRKPFPCPLDTLRVPPPLTPLSTIRNFTLGGPSAGVTGPGASGGSEGPRLPGSSSAAAAAAAAAAYNPHHLPLRPILRPRKYPNRPSKTPVHERPYPCPAEGCDRRFSRSDELTRHIRIHTGHKPFQCRICMRNFSRSDHLTTHIRTHTGEKPFACDYCGRKFARSDERKRHTKIHLRQKERKSSAPSASVPAPSTASCSGGVQPGGTLCSSNSSSLGGGPLAPCSSRTRTP
- the EGR2 gene encoding E3 SUMO-protein ligase EGR2 isoform X3, which produces MNGVAGDGMINIDMTGEKRSLDLPYPSSFAPVSAPRNQTFTYMGKFSIDPQYPGASCYPEGIINIVSAGILQGVTSPASTTASSSVTSASPNPLATGPLGVCTMSQTQPDLDHLYSPPPPPPPYSGCAGDLYQDPSAFLSAATTSTSSSLAYPPPPSYPSPKPATDPGLFPMIPDYPGFFPSQCQRDLHGTAGPDRKPFPCPLDTLRVPPPLTPLSTIRNFTLGGPSAGVTGPGASGGSEGPRLPGSSSAAAAAAAAAAYNPHHLPLRPILRPRKYPNRPSKTPVHERPYPCPAEGCDRRFSRSDELTRHIRIHTGHKPFQCRICMRNFSRSDHLTTHIRTHTGEKPFACDYCGRKFARSDERKRHTKIHLRQKERKSSAPSASVPAPSTASCSGGVQPGGTLCSSNSSSLGGGPLAPCSSRTRTP
- the EGR2 gene encoding E3 SUMO-protein ligase EGR2 isoform X2 yields the protein MMTAKAVDKIPVTLSGFVHQLSDNIYPVEDLAATSVTIFPNAELGGPFDQMNGVAGDGMINIDMTGEKRSLDLPYPSSFAPVSAPRNQTFTYMGKFSIDPQYPGASCYPEGIINIVSAGILQGVTSPASTTASSSVTSASPNPLATGPLGVCTMSQTQPDLDHLYSPPPPPPPYSGCAGDLYQDPSAFLSAATTSTSSSLAYPPPPSYPSPKPATDPGLFPMIPDYPGFFPSQCQRDLHGTAGPDRKPFPCPLDTLRVPPPLTPLSTIRNFTLGGPSAGVTGPGASGGSEGPRLPGSSSAAAAAAAAAAYNPHHLPLRPILRPRKYPNRPSKTPVHERPYPCPAEGCDRRFSRSDELTRHIRIHTGHKPFQCRICMRNFSRSDHLTTHIRTHTGEKPFACDYCGRKFARSDERKRHTKIHLRQKERKSSAPSASVPAPSTASCSGGVQPGGTLCSSNSSSLGGGPLAPCSSRTRTP
- the EGR2 gene encoding E3 SUMO-protein ligase EGR2 isoform X4, which translates into the protein MINIDMTGEKRSLDLPYPSSFAPVSAPRNQTFTYMGKFSIDPQYPGASCYPEGIINIVSAGILQGVTSPASTTASSSVTSASPNPLATGPLGVCTMSQTQPDLDHLYSPPPPPPPYSGCAGDLYQDPSAFLSAATTSTSSSLAYPPPPSYPSPKPATDPGLFPMIPDYPGFFPSQCQRDLHGTAGPDRKPFPCPLDTLRVPPPLTPLSTIRNFTLGGPSAGVTGPGASGGSEGPRLPGSSSAAAAAAAAAAYNPHHLPLRPILRPRKYPNRPSKTPVHERPYPCPAEGCDRRFSRSDELTRHIRIHTGHKPFQCRICMRNFSRSDHLTTHIRTHTGEKPFACDYCGRKFARSDERKRHTKIHLRQKERKSSAPSASVPAPSTASCSGGVQPGGTLCSSNSSSLGGGPLAPCSSRTRTP